ATGCTATGTCTTTCTTAAATGGTGCCTACATCTATGCCATTGTTTTTCTGATGAGTTTTCTGCAGCATCACATTTATATTACGTATCATTTTCTGATGAGTTTTCTGCAGGATCACATTTATATTacgtattttgaaatataaatacatcattttatgtaatttgtttttatatatttatgtgcTTATCATACATATTTAGAAATATTAGTATAATGCATTTGTATGActaatttcaataattttatcgATCAATTGGTATTATgcgattgaaaaatatttaaaatctaaGTACGtgtcattttattaaaaacaatttatgaCTAATTTACAGAATATATAAAAGTTCAAACTTCtgcaattaaaaaaacaatgagttttgtatcaaattttatattggTGCTAAATTATAAGAATTTGGACCCTGTTTAGCCAAAACTAAAAAAGATATGATCAAAAGAGTGAAGAAAAGCTATCGGTAGTGCATCTTTTTTCGCAATTAACCATCTTTTGTTAATGCAGAAGTGGATAAATTTACACCCGAAActcattaatttaaataatactacATCTGTACCACTAGACTAGACTATATCTACAAGAAAAACAGCAATTTCTATGATTAATTTGTGAAGTTTTCAGTCAAGctaacatgaaattaaattttaaaatctataatCATGCTCAGGTTTACAGATTCCTCAAAAGGCATAAAAGAAACTATAGAAAGgaacaatttacaaatatacgCAACCAAAGCTTTCATCACCAAAATATGTTTGACGAGCAAAGTTTCTCAACTTCTCATCTAAGAAATTAAACAATACTCTCAGAatttttattgtaatattaATCCTTACATAAGGACGGAATTCTTAGTAGCTGAGACGGGTGTTCGTGCAGGCCAGTGCTACATCTGAAAGAACCAACAATAAGATCATAATCTACCAGCAAAACTTATGATTTAACCAGTTCTATACTCTTGACATTGATGTTGATGACTGAACCGGTTCACAACCTTCACGACTGCAATGGTGATTCTAGCATTAGCATACCAGCAAAACTTATTTCCACGAAAAAAGTCGTCAGATTCTTATTCACAAGAATCTTCCGATTCTGGTTTTCTTCTGCTAAACTTGATCTGCCAAAGTTCAACATCATTTCCTCTTTCATATTCGCTTACGTATTGTGGAATTGGTGAAATATCGATTTGCTTGCCCAGAAAACAAGGAGAGGATCCATATTCAAGGTCTGCATATTCATTGCGGTATTATAAGGTAGATGGTTAACATAGGATAGGTCATGGGAATTTAAAAGAGAATATGCACAAACTTACCTTTATCCTCCTTAAGATAACTTAAGAAGTGTGAATAACCATTTGCAACAACATCAAGGTCATCGATACTGAAGTTGTAGCGCTTTTCCAATGCCAAGTACAAAATCTAAAATGTAGAAAcaggaaaaaaaattcactcTCTTACTATATGAAGCACTTCAATGCCTTCGTGGTTCTTACAAAGCATAATTCACCCAGGAAAAAAATTACAGTAAAGGAACATAAAATGTCAGGATTTGACAAACATTTCTCAATGTCTTTTGGCTGCAAGGACTGCTCCTTTTGAGCCATAAGTAATTAGCTTAGACAAAATGAATCATTTAAGATACGACAAAACTAAGGACAAAGAATATGGATCATTAAATGAGGGAAAAGAACACGGATCCTCATGCCTGAATACAAGCACCCAATAATCTTTTAAAGAAAACCTCAGTTGATTATGGATAATGGATGCATTTCAGATTTAAAACCTTCAATATTTTGTATGTTATAAGAAGAAAAGCATTCATCCTATTCTTGTAAATGCCATTACTTACTGCATGCCGTTATATATTGTGAAAGCATACCTTTTCCGAGCCCGATGACATAAATCTCTCGAGAATGCTGAAAAGAGCATTAGTCAGATCATCACTGTATATCACGTCAGCAGCTACAAGCAGAGAAACTTCCTCAGCTTCTTCAACTTCAGCAGGTGTCCAAGAATACCTAGCATTTTACtattaaaatgttaattatCATTAGTTTACTTTGAAAAGAGAGAGACTACAGAATGGAGCAGAATATTGTAAACCAAAATAAAGTAAGGGAAACCCTTGCTTATTTCCTTAACTTAAGACACTTCTGCTACTCTCTCTCAACCTTCTCTAACAGAGTTTCTCAGTTTTTATTATCTCCCTTTGCCCTGAACCTCCCGTTAAGAATTGATTCTCCTTTAGACTCTTCATATAAAGGCTGAACtatattgtaaatattttatatgaaagGGACTAATTCTTAACAAAAGCCTATAACACTCACATAAGTAGCAATTTCTCTTTTCTTCCAAGACCAATATAATGTCTTAACTCACTCTTCTTCTTCACTTAGCAGTAGCAAAAAACAACTCAGCTCATTGATCAACAACAAAAACAAGATATGTTTCTCAAACATAACATATCTGAATATATTCAAAAGAGAATCTGTCAAAAGAAATAGAGATAGTAAAGTGCTTGTTTGTAATATTATCAATCAAAAATTTACCTACTAGTGTCTGCAGAATTGAGGCATGATATAGGTGGCCAGGAATTCATCCAATCAAGTTCACGCACATAAATTGCACTTTGATAGTTTAACACTTCAGAATTAAGCTGAACATTCCTTGCACAGTTGTCAAGGATTTCATCACCACGATCTGTCAATATTTACAAAAGGCCTGTTTGAGTCAAACAAAGGTAAGTATTTTTAACCCCACCTACGTcattcaataactttaataagGTCAAATAGGTTATCAGATACTTCTCGGAAAAACACGTAGGTACAGACACCTGGTAAAATGTGATAGAGAAAAGAGATTGTTGTCACTGACATGCTTTTATTGTTAGTCAGCATGATACGTTGGGATATCAAGTTCATAACTTAAGGAACGTTTGTCATGGATTCCAACTTTACCAGATTTTTACGAaggaacaaatcaaaaaattattcaaactaAGAATACATACTGAAGGAAACACATAACgttcaattcaaaataaatatcaGCAAACACAACCACTCAATTCCAGAGTAATAACCTGAATCATTTGATGTTTCAAAATTTAAGCATTAATTCATGTCTGAAAATTCAAACAGTTTATATTACAAAATGTAAGCGACGAAGAACTGAACTCCAAATTGAATGATGTCCTCGGATgattcaacaacaaaaataataagaacCAGGAAAAAGAAGGTTAAACATGTAAGTTTGCAAATGTCATACCTGTTAAGAACACTGTTTTAGCAACATGTGCAATCAGCATGCCAACCAGCCCTGATAAATACAGTAAGATAAATCCTGTCATACAAAAAATACTTACATACTTAATCTGAGAGCTTCTACCATTACATAACCAGCATGAAGACTAGAGATACATACCAGTTCCAGCACCGAGTTCCAATAAACTAATCCCATCAAATTCCGATGAAGTAAACATCTTATGCAACACAAAATCAGATAATACCAGCTCTGCCTTCCAAACCTGACACAAGAAATATGCCATATATCATCATCAGGCACATAAATACCAAAACCAACATGAGAAACCAACTATCACCTGTAACCCCACACTCGGAATTGATGATGTGATATTATGCTGGATTGTTACATTAAAACTACGACTTAAAAACTCTGCGCAATCAAAACAAAAGTCCTTCCTAGAgtcaattatattaaaaaaaaatgcaaacttgAGATTATAAGATAACACCATTCTTGTAATTGCatacaaattttaattacaatCTGGAAAGCAGGTACAATAATAAGTATGATTACTGCTAAAAaaaggtagcacggacacttcattcaatcaacctGTCCCGTTTTGGAAACTTTCAAACACTTGATTACTTACTGGTGCGTCTAGTAAGAACAAGATCACCATCTTCATCCACATGAATCATTTTCTCATGCCTACATACTTCTTCATCTTTAAACAAATCCTTATTTCTTCCATGATCAACATCTAAACAagccaaaaaaattatgaaaaaaacatacaaaaacTGAAGATTTAATGCAAAAACCTTTCTTTTCAACAACCCACTTAGAAAACAGttctcaaaataattaaatcgtTTTGAACAATACAAAAGAGGTTGAATTTTACCTGGTGGAATGGAGATTGTAAACCTGGAAATGTAGGGTCCAGATGAGTTTGGTGGGCAACCCACATGAATTTCACTCATCACCTCACCACTCTCACTATCATTCAAAAATGTACTCTCCATTGACCTCAATATTTTGGACTATCTTCTCTTATAATTCAGCTGTTTTGTTGAAGAAGACGATAATATTAATACCCAGGAGTTGAGGTTCAAGACACTGCGTATGTGCGTACATAATCCATCAAACGGCTgcgttttgttttaaaatataagacCTGTTTGTTTGGGATTAAAAAATAGCTTATTTCTAATTTtgtattgataaaaaaatagttaaaattacaaataagcTAGTAATAGAAAATACTAAAGGTTGAACTTTTTTATGCTTCACATATAAtccaaattgaataaaaaattaatacagcttttaaatttatatctcggaattaaataaatatattttagtttttttttatcaattcaatttgaaatttatattttcggattaaataagtcattttttaattttatcagttATTAGGTTACAAACTCTATTAATTTAGGTCGAATAACTCTAGATTGTAAAACTCAAATacggatttatttgattttcaaatataaatttaatccaaaaatacaaatttgaaaatttaattatttaaaagttgCGTTGACCTATTTATCAATCCAAATTCTACACGGATCACGGCTTCATATCCTTTTCCTGATAGTAGATGGCTTAAACAGGCTTTATAAGCTAACAAAAAACGTAAAAACAACGACTATATCATTTTTTCCTACTTCTGGTATTGTTAGGTTAAGGATTCTACAGCCACCGCCGCTAAAAGATTCCGTCGTTGTTCTTCTTCTCCGATATGGACAATCAAAGCATTGAGAGAGCGCTGGAACAATATGGTGATGATTTGGATGCAGCAATCAGAAGTTTAACTGAGCTTCGGTTGGGATCTTCTACCTACAACAACAACAACTTGGATCCTAATATTATGGTTGAACTTGAAACCCTAACTAACTTAACTGATCTTGCATCATCAGCTTCAACAACACAGCTCCCAATGGATGGGGCCGAGTGGGTAGAGCTGTTCGTTACGGAGATGGCGAGTTCCGCCAACATGGACGATGCTAGAGGACGCGCTGCAAGGGCGCTGGAAGTACTTGAGAAGTCTATATGCGCGCGCGAGGCGGCGAAAAGCTTTCGGCAGGAAAATATGATGTTGAAGAAACAACTACAGACAGTGCTTCAGGAAAATGTAATTCTGAAGCGAGCGGTAGTTATCCAGCATGAGCAGCAGAAGAACACGAGCCGGGAATTGGTGCATGCGAAGCAATTGGTGTCTCAGTACCAGGATAAATCCACAGCTTTGGAGGTGAACAACTATGCATTGACAATGCACCTGAAGCAGGCTCAGCAAAGCAGCGCAATTCCAGGTCGTTTTCACCCGGATGTGTTTTAGTTTTAGGGTAACATAGTATAACATCTGAATCCATACTGGCTCTGCATGCATTGCCTGCAGACATAACTTTCATCTGATCTCTTGCTTCGCTTTTGTATGTTACAGAATCATTTGTTGGTTTCAAAGTTAAACATGTCTTAATACTTAATAcgtatttaattatatatgattataAATGGAAAAGGGCACCTCTTGGTGTCCACATTATTCAAGTTATACTAATTGTCATGTTTCTATCAAACAAAAAAGACTATATATGTTTAACACCAAGACGTAGATGAGTTGATAAAACACTCTTTTGATTTAAGAGAGGTCGCGGATTCAAACCGTACTCATAtatcactactaaaaaactgtgttttaccgacggattttagcgacggattcaaaatccgtcgctaatttttttttaccgacggatttagcgacggatttgaaatccgtcgctaaattgtcaCTTAAATTGGtgggagtgttcccgccaactttagcgacggattttccgtcgctaaagttggcgggaacactcccgccaattattttgatgtaaagttggcgggaacactcccgtcactaattaccaaaaaataaaaaaaatcgtaaaaaaattattaaattaaataaattttttatcaaaaaattatttagaaaaataattattaaagaaaaaataattattatttttttaattatatataatattatttaaatataacataaatatatatattaaaaatattgttatttatttattcattaataattatttaaaataactattaattataaaaaataattatattaaaatgtgggaggaagtatttgtcatttttagttacatttaaatataaaaatacatatatatataacaagaagctgagctggttcaggtggagatacgcgcgggagaacttcaaagttaaagagcaatgagtgggagcagtgggaaggatgggtgacctactgggaagtttgtaaaaattgcgaGTGGGTGATGGAGGCAACGGATGGGTAACCGAGGGCGACGGGGGACGGGTGGGGGACGGAGGTTGACGGAGTGTGACGGGTgtgtgaccgattaaataataataatttattttacgatttaatttttttttattttttggtaattagtgacggatttaaatccgtcgctaaaatccgtcggtaattagcgacggatttaaatccgtcgctaaaatccgtcggcaatttctgaaaaatccgtcgccaaattttttggtccgtcgccaaaaatttagcgacgaggattttgccgacggattgaatccgtcgggaaatccgtcgggaaatgttttcccgacggatttcatgcttttagcgacggaaaaatccgtcgctaaaagcaaaCATTTTAGTAGTGTATGCAGCCGTTCAAAACTTGGGACTAGAGTTTTGCCTTCAGTAAGGGACCAATCTAGTTCgaggggattagtctgaatgtgaaatgtttaaagATACTTCCAATAATTGGGCCCATTGAATACATTTTCATGGTATACCAAAAAAACTATATGTCTTGAAATATAGAATTATATTGAACAAAAGGTTAATCCGGCATTCGAACTTGTATTTCAGATcggataaataattttaattttttagtcaattagattttcaaatttgtattttttgggtcaaataagtcacttttaactttttaatcaattaaatcccaaactttttaaatttaaatcaaataaccCAAATTTATATGTCTTAAACGCGTGACTTATTTGACCCCAAATACAAATTTGAAAATCTAATTATTGACTAAATTACGCAAGTACAAATTTAGGGATCTGATGACTAAAAAAAGTtaagattaatttatttgattgaCCATTTGTTGTATTTGATTTTTAGTCATCTACAATGactagatattttaaaatttgagggaCGATAAAATATTTCATCCCTTAATAATTTTAGTTAGCGTTTTGGGACCATATATTGTCCATTAACCGCCCCCTTACTTCTgatctataacaaatataaaaatgtatTCATGGGGGAACAGTTCCATTcatggacaaaaataccctctacatattttatccaagttgatATTTCTAATTGTAACATATAAGAATATTTATGTTTAACAAATAGAAAGATGACATTCATAATCCATAAAGAAAACACATTAAAAGGAATTGTGCAACAACtatcattatgtgttaaattcttaatcctaaaaaaaattacacatatatatcactatatataaaaaaaatatgatgagTTTCATTAacattaaataatcatattataatatttgtgttaaagttttgatattttttttattagttatttactatgaaaaataatataaatttgcttcaatcatattatcattttttaataacaaaaatgaAATCTATTgcttaattctaactttttaacattttcaataaaagaaattaaaattttataaaataattaaacaaaaacaaataaaaaaacacaagtccaataaaatttaaataataatatattattacaaaatatatacaattataattttgaataacgggtcatataaatatcattaacgtgcgtagcacgtggccaaaaaaactagtattttaaaaatacaaattaagttaaaataaagaATTTGTAAGAATGTAATAATTGATTGTTATTAGTTATTTAtgaagaaaaattattgcacacaaccgttgcgccatgtcattcgtgcaacaaaccaattgtgcgttagctatgtggaaaattgaatgataaaaaaaaataagtaataattaaaagattccctatcgcaaatgctcattggcttgatgtaaaaatgatgtGGCGCAAcggttataatttttttttatatacattGCTAGTGATAATcatatcaaaaattatataCGTCTATAAGTCGATTTGAATAACTGAAACACAATAGTTCTTGATCAATTTTAGGTAAATTCTATAGTTGAGGTTGAACATTAATATCCCAAGTTAGGGATATATATAGTTCACAATACCATACTCTTCCTTTTCTTACAAAACTGTTGAATTTCTCATGCTACACACTGCTCAAACGTTACACACAATTTTAACAGACATTTAACACAAAATCTGCATTGTAATTCTAGCAAAAGGAGAATTCAAGAATTGAAAGTTAGTGTAATTAATAGCTATTAACACACGTATAGCATTTGTTACCATATAGAAATCAACacatttataaaactaaaacacTCAAATAACTATAACAAACTCCTAATATTTGTTTTATCTTGCTCTAAAAGCTGCAATACGAGCTGCTATATCATCACAGTCGGGCATTTTAGGGTGTACATGTCCGTTCCCTGTCTCCGGCTGCAATGAAACTGCCCGACTATGCCTTGTCGTTGTTCTTGCCTTGTTAGCAGTTGCTCGTTCCGCTTCTCTGCCTTGAAGAACACGTAATTCAGAGTCGGATTTTGCATTTCGTACCAAGCCTGAATCGACATTCTCATCATCATTAATTGGTTTCGCTTTGTCCTTGCAGTAATGCATCAACAGTCCATCGAGCATCTTTTCCTCCTCGTCAATTTTATCATCACCATTTTCTAAATCGTTCAGTGCACTTGCATTATTCTTGCTGAACCACCCAACACCTGATCCCATATTTTTAAGAAACTTTTCGCGGCCTGGCGGTGGCTTCAATGGCCTATGATCAACACTACTGATATTTTCCTGAGCTGACTGCATTGGTTTTCGTCGGACTGATTTGGGTTTCAGCTTAGTTTTATCACCTAAATTATCCTGATGAGTAGTTTCTTCTGAGACAAAATTGTCATTTGGTTCAGAATTAGGAGGTTCAATCTTGCTTTCTTGTTTTGAAACTTGTGGTCTAACATAAGGGGGAGGGATGATTCTGTAGTTAAACGGCTTTCGGCTATCAATTTCATCCTCCGAAACACTTCCTACTGAACTGGAACCTGCAGCTTGTAAGCTATCATCTTCACTGCTTGCCAGATTGTATTTCTCATCAATGTTAGTCTTGCTTTTATGAGATGCAAGTCCCCTTTTATTCGTTTTCGGTGGAGAATCATCAGCATCTCTTAAACTCTCATGCTTATGCTGGTCCTGTCAAGAAATACAAGTTATGATTATAGGCTCAAGAGAATTTCTCAGTTCAGAAAAAATAATCAAGAAAGCGTTGATTTACTTGATGAGCAGAAGGTGGTATAAAGAGTTTTTGCTCCAATGATTTGGAATTCCATTCTATATTGAAATCTGATGCTATATCATGCAGCAATTGAAGTTTCATCTCCTTTGTGGTCGCTGTTGGCTTCAATGTCTCAACAAACTGTACAACATTTTACACATATCAGCAAAATTCTGTGTCAGAATCTATGTTACACATACATTTCTCGGATCCTATGTTCTGACATAATTCGTTTTCATTTAAGGAAACACTTTTGAAACTCCGAAACTCCATATTTATGACTCATTATTGTAAAACATGGATTTTTTCCAACAAACTGACAATTTGACAATTGTGAGCTATTTATTATGTCATAACCTGTGCTGCACGAAAACTTCTTAAGTCGTACGTTGGCATTTCCGTTTTCTAACATACTTTGAATCCGAAGTTATGACATTTCATTTCAAGTACTTTTAAAACTCCAAAACTCTATATCTATCACTCATTATTGTAAAAAATGGTTTTTTTTCAACAAATTGACAATTTGACACATAATtgatgttgcacggaaacttcttAAGTCCTACGTGTTGGCATTTACGTTCTCTATAATTACTTcttaaactctatatttataatctatttctattcaaatataatttggaCTACTTTTCGTTTCGGAATTTTCGGAAACAGCGTTTCCGTTCCGGGCTATCGAAACTAAATTACCAATCACAAGAAAAGTATCATACCTCTTTATTGATAAAAGCTTCGAGGCACCCATATCGATCCGTGAACAGACTTCGAAGATCGCGTAGCTCGGTTAATTCAGCAATTCTTGCTGCAGCATATATTAAGGATTGGACAGCTTCTCTGCATTCCTCAGGGCATTCCCTGCAtcaaaattcaacaaaaaatttgaataattgTTGATTTAAATGCAAGTACAAATTATgctattaaattttaaacagttaTTACCTCTGTTTAGCCATGGATGTAACATTGGTTGAGATACATGAACTAAATTGTTCAATGAAATTGTAACAAGCTATCATTTTCTGCTCCACCAGAAGTCCTTCAGCCTGCATTATAATCCAAatgaaaacaaacaaaaatttaattataaaccaATGAGACGGCAATTAGGAAAATTCCAATGAAGAAACAGACACAAAttgcataaaaatatttaaaattttaaagattttggAAATTTCAGGAAAATCAttgaacatttaaaaaaaaagaaactaacCCTGCAAAAGGCATTATAATCAAGACCATTTCTGAGAAGATCAGCCATATCATTCCTCAAGAACTTAATAACAGagcatttcttcttctttaacaCGTCCAGTCGTGTCTTCGTCATCTTTATCAGCGACTTGCTGAatccataaattaaaaaaaatagaaaaaatgatCGTTAACATCAAACAAGAATATCaaaacagaaatataaataaaaacagagCCCCATGAACaacgaaaaaaattaagaaaaatgaaatttaaaaataccaTCTTGTATGGAATTTAGATTTCAACAATCCGTCTAACATGTTTGATCtcttgaagaagaaaaaaatttggGTTCTTGGTTTGAAGTTTGAATTAGATTCTTTGGGtttctttaaatatttagaaagaaaaaaaaaacaagaaaatggGAGGAATCAAGAAACACCAAGAATCTGCATTATCAAATCCAAGAAGCCAAGAAAGAAATCAAAAGATTTTAAGCTCCGGCCAAGAAACGGAAATTTAAAGAAatgattgataaaaaaaaactcaaaattcgGGCTCTGAATTAGAGATGGTTTACAGAGCAAGAAACACAGAGAGGCAATGggttttatttatatatgacaAATAATAGAGAGAGATGAATGGTCAATGAATGGAAGAATCTCCAGATGGGAAGCTCAAAAAGCAAGCAATTAA
This window of the Mercurialis annua linkage group LG5, ddMerAnnu1.2, whole genome shotgun sequence genome carries:
- the LOC126681442 gene encoding uncharacterized protein LOC126681442, whose protein sequence is MDNQSIERALEQYGDDLDAAIRSLTELRLGSSTYNNNNLDPNIMVELETLTNLTDLASSASTTQLPMDGAEWVELFVTEMASSANMDDARGRAARALEVLEKSICAREAAKSFRQENMMLKKQLQTVLQENVILKRAVVIQHEQQKNTSRELVHAKQLVSQYQDKSTALEVNNYALTMHLKQAQQSSAIPGRFHPDVF
- the LOC126679833 gene encoding uncharacterized protein LOC126679833 isoform X2, coding for MESTFLNDSESGEVMSEIHVGCPPNSSGPYISRFTISIPPDVDHGRNKDLFKDEEVCRHEKMIHVDEDGDLVLTRRTKFLSRSFNVTIQHNITSSIPSVGLQVWKAELVLSDFVLHKMFTSSEFDGISLLELGAGTGLVGMLIAHVAKTVFLTDRGDEILDNCARNVQLNSEVLNYQSAIYVRELDWMNSWPPISCLNSADTSRYSWTPAEVEEAEEVSLLVAADVIYSDDLTNALFSILERFMSSGSEKILYLALEKRYNFSIDDLDVVANGYSHFLSYLKEDKDLEYGSSPCFLGKQIDISPIPQYVSEYERGNDVELWQIKFSRRKPESEDSCE
- the LOC126679828 gene encoding uncharacterized protein LOC126679828, giving the protein MLDGLLKSKFHTRCKSLIKMTKTRLDVLKKKKCSVIKFLRNDMADLLRNGLDYNAFCRAEGLLVEQKMIACYNFIEQFSSCISTNVTSMAKQRECPEECREAVQSLIYAAARIAELTELRDLRSLFTDRYGCLEAFINKEFVETLKPTATTKEMKLQLLHDIASDFNIEWNSKSLEQKLFIPPSAHQDQHKHESLRDADDSPPKTNKRGLASHKSKTNIDEKYNLASSEDDSLQAAGSSSVGSVSEDEIDSRKPFNYRIIPPPYVRPQVSKQESKIEPPNSEPNDNFVSEETTHQDNLGDKTKLKPKSVRRKPMQSAQENISSVDHRPLKPPPGREKFLKNMGSGVGWFSKNNASALNDLENGDDKIDEEEKMLDGLLMHYCKDKAKPINDDENVDSGLVRNAKSDSELRVLQGREAERATANKARTTTRHSRAVSLQPETGNGHVHPKMPDCDDIAARIAAFRAR
- the LOC126679833 gene encoding uncharacterized protein LOC126679833 isoform X1 — its product is MESTFLNDSESGEVMSEIHVGCPPNSSGPYISRFTISIPPDVDHGRNKDLFKDEEVCRHEKMIHVDEDGDLVLTRRTKFLSRSFNVTIQHNITSSIPSVGLQVWKAELVLSDFVLHKMFTSSEFDGISLLELGAGTGFILLYLSGLVGMLIAHVAKTVFLTDRGDEILDNCARNVQLNSEVLNYQSAIYVRELDWMNSWPPISCLNSADTSRYSWTPAEVEEAEEVSLLVAADVIYSDDLTNALFSILERFMSSGSEKILYLALEKRYNFSIDDLDVVANGYSHFLSYLKEDKDLEYGSSPCFLGKQIDISPIPQYVSEYERGNDVELWQIKFSRRKPESEDSCE